One genomic region from Rhizophagus irregularis chromosome 23, complete sequence encodes:
- a CDS encoding uncharacterized protein (SECRETED:cutsite_SLS-SI; SECRETED:prob_0.7039); SECRETED:SignalP(1-19), with protein MNKLFTITFLFVLFTTSLSSIIPRQLDPFKPCDITKTYPLTITTLSYSPNPIVAGGNLMLKIAGTTQVEVQQKSTLKIQMTYLPSKTLDFCDLVASYIPCPISVGKFNYTANIKVPNINVIIKSLINYSTITVTHNTELTCLVQILYIYRICNHMI; from the coding sequence atgaataaattatttaccatcACATTTCTCTTTGTCCTTTTCACTACTTCATTATCTAGTATAATTCCTCGACAATTAGATCCTTTCAAACCATGTGATATTACTAAAACTTATCCATTAACTATTACAACCCTTTCTTATTCTCCTAACCCAATCGTCGCTGGTGGAAATTTAATGCTCAAAATAGCAGGAACAACACAAGTAGAAGTTCAACAAAAATCAAccttaaaaattcaaatgacATACCTTCCTTCTAAAACTCTTGATTTTTGCGACCTAGTTGCCTCGTACATTCCTTGTCCTATTTCCGttggtaaatttaattataccgCTAATATTAAAGTACCTAACATTAATGTGATTATTAAATCGCTGATAAATTATAGTACTATAACAGTTACTCATAATACAGAGTTGACATGTTTAGTACAAATTCTgtatatttatagaatttgTAATCACATGATCTAA